The following nucleotide sequence is from Vicinamibacteria bacterium.
GAATCCCCTCCGCCCGTAGATTCGGTTCCATTTCAGGATTTTGTCCAGGGGATAGAAGAAAGTCTCGGGATGGACCACGCCGCGGCGCGGCCGAGCATGGCGATGGTAGATGGCCGCGTTGAACGCCCGAATGTTCCAGGGGTTGAGAAACCAGTTAGGAAGCTCGAATGGCACGGTAATGCGCCGAAGCGAGGGTGGGGAAGTCTTTGGCGCCTCGTGGGGCTCGGCCCATCGGCCGCGGTTGACGATACCGCGTCCCAGGCTGCTTCCCGTCGAAAGGCTGTCCAGCCATCCGACGGTGAAGGGCCAGTCCTTCGCCGAGCTTTCGAGGCCTTCGACGAGCGCATCCAGATTCGGAAAACGGTGACGCTCTTCGAGAATCCACGGAGAAGGAATTCTCCGCATGCGGAACGAGACTTCCAGGATGTGGCCCGTGAGCCCCATTCCGCCAACGGTCGCCCAGAAGAGATCGGCCTCGGCCTCGGGCCCGCACTCTACGAGACGGCCGTCGGCGACGCGAAGGAGGAGGGAAGTCACGTGCCCGCCGAACGTCCCTTCCACGTGATGATTCTTGCCGTGCACGTCGGCGGCCACCATGCCACCCAAAGTCACGTACTGAGTGCCGGGAGTAACGGGGGTGAACCAGAGTCGCCTCAGGAACAAGCGATTGATCTCGTGAAGCCCGAGACCCGCCTCCGCCCGCATCACCCCGCTTGTCTCGTCGAAAGACAAGATTCGGTCCGCGAGGACGGTCGTCGCAACGTCCAGATGCCCTGGGGGAGGAAGCGATGAGTCGCCGTAGGATCGTCCCAGCCCCCGGGACAAAACGGCGTCCTCGGTCAGCGCCCGAAGGTCCTCGGACATTACTTCGCGTCCGGGTCGGGATAGGCGTCCCCAACCGGACAACATGGGCACGGCTTTTCTCATCATCTCCACGGCGTAGATTTAAACCGATCCGCGATGCCGTGTTCTACCGGAAGGCGCAGCCCTTTGGGTTTACCCGGTTCCGGCTGTGGTAATCTTCCGCGTTCGAAATGATGCACCTAGTCCTCGTGGCGGTCGTATCGACGCCAGTCGTTTCGACCGAGGGACCCAAGCGAGTCAACAAGCTCGTCGAGCTCCTGGCTTCGGGAAAGCCGGTTTTCGGCATTTTTTCCGGAGAGAAGACCCCAGCCGTCGCGGCCCAGGTCGCCGCGAACGAGCAGGCTGACTTCGTGTTCTACGATCTGGAGCGAGGGCCATTCGATGTTCTCGGCATGCAGATCTTCATGCAGTTCATGATCGATCGCGCCAGTGTGGCTCGCAGCGGTACGGTTTTCAACGAACGCCCTCTCGTCGCGCGCCTGCCTCCCATCCGGGACGGCCGCATCGAGGCACAGGATCGGGTGAAGCGGCTTCTGGACGCGGGCGTCTACGGCATCGTGTTTCCCCACGTGGAATCTCGAGAGGACGCCGAGCTCGCCGTTTCCTCGATGCGATACCGCCCGGCGGGAAAGCGACCCCTAGAGACCGGCGACGCGCCTCGTTACTGGGGTCTCGGCGAGGAGGACTATCGGCGACGCTCGGACCTCTGGCCGGTCAATCCCGAAGGCGAGCTCGTGAACATGCTGCTCATCGAAGACCAGGTCGGCGTTCGTAACGCCCGAGAGATCGTGTCGACCGAAGGCGTCAGCATCGTGTTTCCGGGTCCAGGCGATCTGCGACGGGCGTACGAGAACGATTCGGAAGCCGTCGAGAGCGCGATCCAGACCGTGCTCGCCGCCTGCAAGGAGTTCGATGTCGTATGCGGCATCACTGCCGGCCCGGGCGACATCGAGAAGCGGTTGGCAGAAGGCTTTCGCGTGGTTATCGTAACGGCACCCGAAGCGCTCGAGGTCGGCCGTCGCGCCTCGGGCCGGTAGGCGGTGATGGTGATGAAGAATGTATCCTCGCCCGACGTCGAATCCAACCGCGAGCTCCTCGCTCGAGACCGCGCGCATTTGATCCATCCCTTGCACAGCCCATCGGCTCACGAGAAGGGCCACGTCTGGGTGAGGGGTGAGGGAGCTCGTATTTTCGACGCCGATGGCAAGGAGTATATCGATGGCCTGTCGGGCCTCTGGAACGTATCCGTCGGCCACGGCAGGAAGGAGCTGGCCGAGGCCGCGCGCGATCAAATGGAGACGCTCGGCTACTGCTCCGGCTACGCCGGGAGCACGAATCGGCATGCCATCGCCCTCGCGGAGCGCCTCGCCGAGTGGGCTTATCCGGGAATCAATCGCTTCTTCTTCACGTCGGGTGGAGGGGAATCGAGCGACACCGCCTTCAAGACCGCGCGTTTCTACTGGAAGATCCGGGGCAAGCCCGGAAAAACGAAGGTCATCTCGCGACGTTGGGGCTATCATGGCGTGACGCTCGCGGCGATGAGCGCAACCGGCATCGAAAGCTACTGGCCCATGTTCGAGCCGCGGGTCCCGGGCTTCGTTCACATTCCGTCGCCCTATCCGTACCGGTACGAAGCACCCGCAGGCGAGACGCCGGGGGTCGCGGCGGCCAACGAGCTCGAAAAAGCGATCCTCCGAGAAGGGCCGGACACGGTCGCGATGTTCCTGGCCGAGCCCGTCCAGGGTGCGGGTGGAGTCATCGTTCCGCAGGACGACTATTTCCCGCGCATCCGTCAGATCTGTGACCAGTACGACGTGCTGCTCGTCTCCGACGAGGTGATCACGGGTTTCGGGCGCACCGGGACCCGGTTCGGACTGATGCACTGGGGAGTCGAGCCCGATATGATCCAGTTCGCGAAGGGTATCACTTCGGGTTACTTCCCTCTGGGCGGGGTGGGGCTGAGCGACGAGATCGCCGAGACGCTCGATCCGGCTGCCCCCGTCTGGATGCATGCTTACACTTATAGCGGGCATCCCGTTGGATGTCGCGTGGCTTTGACGAACCTCGAGATCATCGATCGCGAGGAGCTCGTCACCGAGGCTTCACGGAAAGGACGGCTCCTGTTGGACGGCCTTCGTGACGCCTTGGACTCGCACCCCCACGTGGGCGAGGTGCGGGGAATTGGCCTCATGGGCGCGGTCGAGCTCGTACGCGACAAATCGTCGAAGGAGGAGTTTCCCGCCGACGAGAAAGTGGGGCTCAGAGTTCACGAGGCAGCCCAGGAACGGGGCCTTTTTTCCCGGGTCCGGGGCGACGTCT
It contains:
- a CDS encoding aspartate aminotransferase family protein, with the translated sequence MKNVSSPDVESNRELLARDRAHLIHPLHSPSAHEKGHVWVRGEGARIFDADGKEYIDGLSGLWNVSVGHGRKELAEAARDQMETLGYCSGYAGSTNRHAIALAERLAEWAYPGINRFFFTSGGGESSDTAFKTARFYWKIRGKPGKTKVISRRWGYHGVTLAAMSATGIESYWPMFEPRVPGFVHIPSPYPYRYEAPAGETPGVAAANELEKAILREGPDTVAMFLAEPVQGAGGVIVPQDDYFPRIRQICDQYDVLLVSDEVITGFGRTGTRFGLMHWGVEPDMIQFAKGITSGYFPLGGVGLSDEIAETLDPAAPVWMHAYTYSGHPVGCRVALTNLEIIDREELVTEASRKGRLLLDGLRDALDSHPHVGEVRGIGLMGAVELVRDKSSKEEFPADEKVGLRVHEAAQERGLFSRVRGDVFLLAPPLVISAEEIDRTVSALTGAITGVLG
- a CDS encoding aldolase/citrate lyase family protein — protein: MMHLVLVAVVSTPVVSTEGPKRVNKLVELLASGKPVFGIFSGEKTPAVAAQVAANEQADFVFYDLERGPFDVLGMQIFMQFMIDRASVARSGTVFNERPLVARLPPIRDGRIEAQDRVKRLLDAGVYGIVFPHVESREDAELAVSSMRYRPAGKRPLETGDAPRYWGLGEEDYRRRSDLWPVNPEGELVNMLLIEDQVGVRNAREIVSTEGVSIVFPGPGDLRRAYENDSEAVESAIQTVLAACKEFDVVCGITAGPGDIEKRLAEGFRVVIVTAPEALEVGRRASGR
- a CDS encoding FAD-binding oxidoreductase — translated: MMRKAVPMLSGWGRLSRPGREVMSEDLRALTEDAVLSRGLGRSYGDSSLPPPGHLDVATTVLADRILSFDETSGVMRAEAGLGLHEINRLFLRRLWFTPVTPGTQYVTLGGMVAADVHGKNHHVEGTFGGHVTSLLLRVADGRLVECGPEAEADLFWATVGGMGLTGHILEVSFRMRRIPSPWILEERHRFPNLDALVEGLESSAKDWPFTVGWLDSLSTGSSLGRGIVNRGRWAEPHEAPKTSPPSLRRITVPFELPNWFLNPWNIRAFNAAIYHRHARPRRGVVHPETFFYPLDKILKWNRIYGRRGFTQYQCVLPDSAGRGSVRRFLETMARAEGVASFLTVIKDCAAEGRGLLSFPCPGTSIALDLAVGPRTQTLIDELNEVVIAEGGRIYLAKDAFTRSEHFRQMEPRLERFLEVRRRWDPQVKIRSAQSVRVLGDPD